The Malaclemys terrapin pileata isolate rMalTer1 chromosome 7, rMalTer1.hap1, whole genome shotgun sequence nucleotide sequence CCCCCATGCAACATTACCAGGTTAATACTCCctattctatcacagatggtgcAGGGTATGGGCGACTGGATGATGGCCAGGGCAATGGTGCCGGGTATAGGCGGGTGACGGTGCAGGGTACAGGTAGGCGGGTGGATGATGGCACAGGGCGATGGTGACAATGCAGAGCACAGGCAGGTGGGTGGGCACCGGGCGGGGGCGGGTGATGGTGCAGggtatgggtgggtgggtgatggTGCCGGGTGTGGGCAGGTGGGCATGCGTGACAATGTAGGATAAAGGCGGGTGGGCGGACAACAGCGCTGGGTGATAATGGGGGGTGAGGGCATTGGGCATGGGTGCGTGACGGCGCAGGATGCGGGTGGGTGGGTGATGGTAAGGATGGGTGGGCATGGGTGCCGAGTGCGGGTGACGGTAAAGGGTACAGGCGGTAGGTGGGCGAGTGTGCCGGGTGTGTGCGGGTGATGGTTCAAGGTACCAGCAGTCGGGTGGGCaagggtgctgggtgtgggcgaGTGACTGTGCAGGGTACAGGAGGGTGGGTGGATGATGGCACAGGGTGATGGTTAGTGGGACGGAGCAAGGAACAGGCAGGTTGGTTCATGATGGTGTTGGGCTTGGGTGACGGTGCAGGGTACAGGCGGGCGACTGTATGATGGTGCTGGACCTGGGTGCAAAGTACACACAGGCAGGTGGGCAAGGGCACCGGGCATGGTTGGGTGATGGTGCAGGGTACGAGTGGGTGCGTGGCCGAGGACTTCGGGCGTGGGCGGGTTACAGTGCAGGGTAGAGGCGGGTGGGTGCAGAGACAGACGGGTGTGTGGATGATGGCACAGGGCAATGGCACCAAGTATGGGCGGGTGCTGGTGCAGGGTACAGGCTGGCGGGTGAATGATGGTGCAGGGCAATGGTGGGTGGGACGGGTGACAGTACAGAGCACAGGCCAGCATGTGGGCAAGGGTGCTGGACATGGGTGGGTGATGGTGCAGGGTATGGATGGGCAAGGGCACTGGGCAATCATTTTGGGTGTGGGTGGTTGATGGTGCAGAAGGTACAGGCAGGTGGGAGAGGTGGGAGAtggaggagtggagcagggagTGTAGGGGGAGGGGTCGGACAGGGAAGTGTGGGACAGAGGGAGCAGggactgccctcccccccgcctcgcCCCCGCGCTGAGCCAGGCTGTATTCACAGAGCACCCACATGGACTATATCATGGCAGCTGCAAGCCTCTTTGCCCAGACTCACAGGCTGCAGGTGCCCCGGGACCGGGCAGCTGCCAGGGAGACACTACGGGCCATGGCCGTGCCTCCCTTccagagggaggtgggggtgcGGATCCCTGTCACggaggaggaaatggaggagGTGCCCGGCTGTGTCGGTAAGGGCCATGCTTGGGCCGCggtgccagaggctgtgcagcGGGGAAGGGAAGTGGGTGCCGGCCGTGGTAGGGAGCTCAGCCTGGTGCCAGTTGGGTGGGAGGGGCTCTGCCTGGTGCCGGCGGGCAGGGAGCCCTGCTTGacgtgggtgggggggggctctaTTCTGTCCTGTGGGAGTCGGCGGCCAGGCACCCCAGGACCCAGCACAGAGCAACCCATCACCCTCTGCAGACACCTGCAGGCTCGCTGGCCTGGCGTGGACCCTTCTGGAGTTGACATTTCCCTCGCAGGCGCCGCCTTGGACAGCCCCTGCCCACCAGCCTGCatctccatttgtacctgctgccCAGGGCGGGTGGGTGCCCCCCCACCTGGGCCAGGGGAATCCTGTCCCAGTCTGGCTCCCTGGGGAAAAGGGCACCCTGACTCCAACACCGCCCTCGCTAGGGCTCAGAGGGCGTTGGCACAGGCAGGGCTTGAGCCTGGCCTGTTCCTTGCCTGAGGCTCGGCTGCAGGTCCCATGCTGTCCCTGGGCCCCTCCGAGGTGTGTACTGGCCCCGATCCCCAATGGGCACCACGCAGGCCCTGCTCTGCTGGCCTGGCAGGGCTCCTGGCACCATCTCAGAACAGCCCAGGGCAGTGCCTGCTGGGGACATTGCTGTCCGTGGCTTCACCCCAGGACGGCGCTCAGCCCCAGTCTCCCTGCCAGAGCTGCCCCACCCTGCTGCTGGCTCAGGGGTTTCCTGAGTACCACAGATGGGCCCAGGGGAccagcccccagctgcagccccactgtTCTCTGTGTCCCCTGCAGATGAGGAGCAGCTGGCAGCGCTGAGGCAGGAGCTGGCAGAGCGCAGACGGACATTGCTGGAGggggggtgcagtagcacccacCTCATGGAGCCTATCCACTTTGAGAAGGTAGCGGGGGGCTGCGCTGGCCAGGGTCACTCTCCCccaggtgctggggtgggggtgtgctgtGAGCCGTGGCTGGGGTGGGTGGCCGGCCTGGTTGGCAtcgcccaggggctggggctgcaggagatTCCAATGTGCCCAGGGGCAGCATGAGGGGCTAGGGTGGAGCATACGGCCCCATCAGCGGGCTGGTCTTTGCCCTGTGGGCGCTGTCTGGGTAGGGACTGTCTATTACTGCCACGTGAGGTCGGGCAGGAGCCAGTGAAGCCACGCAGGGTCGGGCAGGGGCCGGGGTGGGCAAGCAGGGTCAGGCAGGGGCTGGCATGGCCACGTGGGGTCAGGCAGCAGTTGGGCAGGGGCTATTGAAGCCACGTGGGTCAAGCAGGGGGCTGGCATGGCCACATGGGGTCAGGCAGACCCACGGGTCGGGAAGTGCCCAGAGTTGCCAGGCAGCTAGGTGTCCGTGTCACTCAGAACAGGGGTTCATGTCAGAGCCGTGCTGGGCACCCgtgtgcccccgcccccagttctCATCACGCTCCTCTCGCACTGGCCCTGCAGGATGACGACAGCAATGGCCATGTGGATTTCATCATGGCCGCGTCAAACCTGCGGGCTGCGAACTATGGCATCGCCCCTGCCGACTGGCACAAGGTGCGGGGGGACAGTCCTCTCAGGgccagaggtggggtgggggcagggccatgcaCCCCCAGGGACAGACaaagggcggggccagggccatgGGCCTCCCAGGGACAGACACGGGGCGAGGGTGGGGTGATGGCCTCCCCAGGGACAGATgaagggtggggccggggccatgCGCCTCCCGGGGACAGATGCGGGGCAATGGGCCCCCCTGGGCACAGatacagggcaggagtggggtgacgGTCCCCCCCCGGGCACAGACATGGGTTGGGGGTGGGACTACGGGCCCCCGGGAACAGACGTGGGATGGGGGTCGGATGATGGGCCCCCTCgggacagacacagggtggggtCGGGGCTGGGGCTATGGGCCTCCCTGGGGACAGAtgaggggtgggggcggaggtggaggtggggcgaAGGCCTCCCCAGGATAGCTGCGAGGTTTGGGGCCCTGCGCCCGCCCTGGCAGCCGCTGCTGACACAGTTCCCTGTTGCCTGGCAGAGCAAGCGGGTAGCGGGCAGGATTGTGCCCGCCATTGCCACCACGACGGCGGCAGTGGCCGGATTGGCATGCCTGGAGCTCTACAAGCTGGTGTGGGGTCACCGGGACCTCGGCTCCTACTGCAACAGTTTCCTGCAGCTTGCGGAGCCGCTGCTCGCCCGCTTCCGGCCCCTGTCGCCCCCAGCCACTTACAAGGTGAGACCCCATGCCCGGCCTTGCCAATGACCTCCCCCGCACCCGGGCAGGGGTTGAGTGGCAAGGAGGGGGAATAGGCCCTCCTCAAGGGCAGCAAAGTCAGTGGCTGGGGGATGCCGGAATCTGGTGCCCGCGCCCTGGCAGTGAGGACTGGCCCAATGCCCCAGTGCAGCACTAGGagccactgtgctgcagggagcagggtgagggtCTCCCCGGCAGTCAGGGCTGGCACTTATGCCCCAGTGCAGCAcaaggggcgctgtgctgcagagacccATACAGAGTCTCCCCTGGCAGTCACGGCTGGCTTGATGCCCCAGCGTGGCCCTACGGGGACTGTGCCCTGGAGGTACAGTGTGGGAATGGCCCCAGCCTGTGGCCGTGGGGAGGTTGGCACAGGGAAGGTGCGCCGAGGGTCCTGGCTCACTGTTACACTCCCATCTTCTGTGTGCTGTTATCGGCTCTGGGgtggctgcctggctgcaccgCGTTCCTCCCCAGCACgggctgcatctcagtggtggtggaggggagcaTAGCTCTGGACAATGGGCTGCAGCTGTAGCTAGGGATCCCCCACTCTGGGTGGTACTGGAGCAAGGAGAGCCACAGCTGGGGCATTGCAGGCCTATGCCTTGCCCTCTGCCTGGGCACAGGGCCCAGCATGTGAGGGGGGCCTAGACGCTGTGCGCACAGTGTGGGGAGCTGTCCAGCCCCTGACGCCTGGACCGTGCTGGGAGCCAGCATCCCAGGGACCGGGGCTCTGCCAACAGCTGCCTGGGCATGGCCAAGCAGCTTTCAGACAGCCCCTGTAGCCGCCCTTCTCTCTACCACGCGAAGCTACCCCTGACCTACCCCTGGCCAGGCCTTGCTGCACGAGAGCgctgtggggcagcagggggagcaggcagagctgtaGGGCATCGGGGGCgcgcaggcagagctggggggctctggggcaccgggaggcacaggcagagctgtgggaattagttgggggctgtagggcagtagggagcaggcagagctgtggggcagtggggaggggctgtagggcagatgggggagcaggcagagctgtgggggactatgggaggctgtggggcagtggggggagcaggaagagctgtgaggcagtggggggctatggggaactgggggagcagggagagctgtggggcagtggggggttgtAGGGCAGCgggagggagcaggcagagcttTGGGGAATCAGTatggggctgtggggcagtgaggggagcagcaagggctgtggggcagtggAGGGACCAGGTGAATCTGTGGGGCAGCAGTCTGAGCTGTGCGGCAGCGGGAggctctggggcagaggggggagcagGTGCAGCTGTGGGGCAGCAGGGCCTGTAGGGCAGcggagggagcaggcagagctgtgggacAGTGGGAGGCTGTACAGCGGATGGTGgagcaggcagagctgtggggcagtggggggcagtagggcagagggaggagcaggCAGACCTCTGGGGAAGCAGGGGCTGTAGGGcagaggggggagcaggcagagttgTAGGGTAGCAGGGGCTGTAGTGCAGAGGTGGGACAGGCAGAATTGTGAGGATCAGTGGGGGGCTGTAGGGCAGTGCAGGGAGCATCAGATATGAGAGGCAGTGGGGTCTATAGGGAAGCAGTGGAAGCAGGCAGAGCTGttaggggctgtggggaagtggggggagcaggctgaACTTTGGGGATCAGTGGGGGGCTGTATGGCAGCGGGAAACAGGCTGATCAGTGGGGCAGTGGGGTTTTGTAGGGCAGAGGGGGGAGCATCAGAGCTCTGTGGCAATGAGGGGCTGTGGGTAGCGGGGCagcaggcagagctgttgggcagCGGGGTTCtgtagggcagaggtgggggcaggcagagctctgtggCAATGAAGGGCTGTGGGGTAGCAgtgggagcaggcagagctgtggagatCAGTGTGGGGCTGTAGGGcagaggggggagcaggcagagctgtggggcagcGGTGGGCTGTAAGGCAGAGGGGGGAGCAGGCTGAGGTTTGGGGATCAGCGGGGGGCTGTGGAGCAGCGTGGGGAGGAGACAGAGCTGTGGGGATCAGTCGGGGGCTGTAGGGTAGCGAGGGGAGCAGGTAGAGCTGTGGGTATCAGTGGGGGGCTgtagggcagtggggggagcatCAGATATGTGGGGCAGCGGGTCTATATGGAAGCAGTGGGAGCAGGCAGAGatatggggcagtggggggctgtatGACAgagggggaagcaggcagagctgttgggggctgtggggggagcaggcagagctgtggagatCAGCGGGGGGCTATGtggggaacaggcagagctgtgtggcAGCGAGGGGCTGTAGggcagggaggagcaggaggagctgTGGGGATCAGTGGAAGGGctgtggggcagtcaggggagcaGGCAAGGCTGTGGGGATCAGTGGAGGGGTTGTGGGGCAGTgcggggagcaggcagagctgtggggcagtggggggaactggctgagctgtggggcagtgggggctaTAGGGCATTGGGTGGAgcaggcagagcagtggggggctgtggggaagtgtgGGGAGCAAGCAGAGCTCTGGGTCAgtggggggctctgaggcagtgggggaagcaggcagagctgtgggacAGCGAGGGGTTGTAGGGCGGGGGGCAGGAAGAGCTGAGGGGATCAGTGGAGGCGCTGTGGGGCAGTGCGGGGAGCAGGtagagctgtggggcagtggggggagcaggctgaGCTGTAGTAGGGCAGTGGGAGGCTGTGGGGCAGCGGGTGAAGCAGACAGAGCTTGTGGGGAGCAATGTGGGGCTGTAGGGCagcgggggagcaggcagagctgttGGACAGTGGGGGGCTGTAgggcagaggagggagcaggCTGAGGTTTGGGGATCAGCGGGAGGCTGTGAGGCAGCAGGGTAGCAGGGGCTGTAGGGCAGAGGGTGGAgcaagcagagctgtggggggctgtaagccagcagggggagcaggcagagctatgggctagcaggggctgtggggtaatggggggagcaggcggagctgTGGGGGGCTCCAGGGCAGTGGGCAGAGCTCTGGGGATCTGCAGGGGACTGTGGGGCAGTTCTGGGAgtaggcagagctgtggggatgaGCCGAGGGCTGTAGGGTAGCGGGGGAACAGGCTGAACTCTGGGGATCAGCGGGGGGCTGTAGGGTAGTGGGGAGCCATGGGGCAGCGGGGGCCTGTGTGCAGAGCAAGGGCTGAGCACAGGGCCTGttactgtggggtggggggcaggagccatCTGTCTGTGGGGCATGGTGGGGAGAGGCTGTCTGTGGAGCCAGGGGCCATCCCGTCCCAAGTTTGGGTGCTCAGCATGGAGCCCCTGGCCATCTCTAGCTCTCCCCCTCCAGCGCCACCCAGCATCTGCTCCCGTCCCCGCTGTGTGCCAATGCCTGGCTCCCCGCGAGGTCTGGGACGGGCACCCTCCCAGCTCTTCTCCCCAGCAGCCTGTGCCGGACATCCCGCACATTCTTCTCCCCCATCTGGGATGGGcaccccccactctgctcccctccGCAGGCCTGACACTCCGCTTGAGCAGcagatgtggggtgggggaggcagggccctAAATTGGGACCatgtggcgggggaggaggcaAGTTTCCTGCTGCACAGGAAGCGCTGACGGGAACCAGGCTGCCTGtgagggcgggggaaggggagccaggctggctggggcggtggggaagaggaggcgcCAAACATTTGTCTCTCAGTGTATTTCCACTAACACAGCCAGGTCAGCTACCGGCCTGCACTTGCCTTCCCGcaaccgcccccctccccccggcagtgCACCCCCCCAGGAGCAGGGCACCCCACAGCCTGGCCAGgaccccagcagcagcaacaccGCAGTTCCTGGGCCTGGGGTGCAATGGGGTTGTAGGCTGGTCCCAGCGTGGGTAAGGAGAGCACCCCCTACAGGGGCAAGGGGGCCAGCCCTGTGGGCCCGggagaaccccctgccccacatcctgcTGCACAGCCCCTCATCTATGCTGGCCCAACCCGTGACAACCAGGgaagagtgccccctgctgagtaGTCCAAGCTGCAGCCCAAGGGGGTCTGGAGTCCCTCTTAAGGCCTGGGCGACTTGGGGGAGCCCTTCCCTGGCTGGGAGACCAGTAGGGCCATGGCTCCAGCACACAGCGGCTGGCAGGAGAGTAGGCCAAGGGCGGCAGGGGCAGAGGCTGGCTTCCGTGGGCTCTACGCAGCCTGGCTGCCCTGAGCATGCTGAGCTCTGGCTCAATGTGCGGAGGAGCGGAGACGTCCGGGTCAGCGCCCTgctgcccttgggggcaggaagggggcgcaGGCTGGCAAGAGTGGAacagtctcctgccagccaggagcGGCGcttctctgagcattcagggggcctggggtcttcggcggcgggggtccttccactccgtggcttcggggcactttggtggccagtcctggagtgagtgaaggacccgccgccgaatttccgccaaaaACTcgaagcggaaggaccccccgctgctgaATTTCTGCCGAgcgcggcaaaatgccgccccccaaattctgccgccctaggcaaccgcctagggtcgcctactggaagcgccagccctgctgccagcccccGTAGGAGCACCATCCCCTTGCCCAGAGGGGACCTGAGGTGCTGGGATCAGACGAGCTGCGCCAGGTTCCCCCAGCGGGGCAGCATTAggcaggacttgaacccaggagtccaggagcACAGCTGGCATCTCCCAGGCTGGgctgaggggatgtggggcaggtcCCCCAGCTCCGTGtgggggccagaggaggagctgTGCCATGGCAGGCACAGGGTTAACTCTGCCAGGCTCTCAGGCTGCAGGTGgcgaagggggtggggtggggggagcggccAGGTGCTAATGCCTTGACCCACCCGGGTGAGAAGGGGTGGAGTCCTGCTCAGcacttggcaagagcaaatggccagggccagctgcagCAAATGGCCAGGCTGTTCCACTCCCAGCAcacccaacccagccccagctgcccaTCCAGGGGccatgctcagctctgccaggcttgctgcagggacTTTCTCAggtcctgcagcctctgcgcctcagtttccttacCATGAGCTCACTGCCTGAAGGGTGGCAGAGTGgccaggagcagggagctgggactgggcacagtgggggctctgctggaaggcagagcagagagcccagcaggggaggggcagggggctagcTTGCCCTGGGGCTGGCACTGAGTAGCGTGGGCACTAGGCCTGGGAGTTAAGCTGTGAGGCTGGGGGAAGTGCTGTGGGCTGATCAGTTGTGATGCAGGAGGTGGCTGGGGCAACTGTGCTGCCCCCTAGATCTCTGCAGCCCAGGGTGGAGCCAGCTGGGGCGATGCTGGCCCTGGGTTGGGGGGATGAGCCATGCCAGGGCCGAGCCAGTGAGAACTCCTGCCCCCGAACCCCAGGTACTCCAGTCATCTCCCCTTTGACAGCCTTGTGTGCCCTGTGTGCTCTCCCCACTTCCGGGCTGCCCAGAAAGGCCTGGCTTGTTGGCAGTCGaagccgcccccagccccagctggctgGGTCCTGTGCAGGGCAGAGACCCGCAGGGCTTGGCAGAAGAAATGACTgattgtgtgtgtgcggggggagcaCTGCCTCAATGGGGCTTTGTGCAGGGCTGCCCCACCCAGCCTCTCCAGAGCTCAGCAGCCCAGACCCCCCTGGCGCTGGCAGCGCTGGCGGCACAGACAGCAGTGGGGGCCATGCCAGTCCCTCACCTCGGCAATGCTTACAGGGGAGCTATATGCCTGGGCACAGCCcacaggggaggggggttgtcccctgtcccagcctggccagccaggggctccagcGACCCGTGGGGAGGGCAGAGCTCATGCCCAAGTCTGCTCGGGGCTGTGCCCTGCCTCCACCTCCAGTgttccccccctaccccccacaggCCGTATGTCTTGCCCTGACTTCTGCATCCTGCCCGTCCCAATGTGAGGGGACGGGGGGCTGGGCATGGCCCCCATGCCCTAACACTGCTGCGCCCAAATGCAGGGTCCTGTTTGCACTCACCCTCACCAGCCAGAGGCCAGGACTGGGACAGGCATTGAGGAAGTGGGCTGAGTGCTGGattggccagggaggctctgggcCCCACTGTCAGGATGTGGATTTTCTAATTCACATTCTGGAGTGATTTTGATTATTCTGAAAAGGAGGGAATTGCAAAAGGGACCAGCCAGGCAAACCGCCCCCTGGCTCGGCTGGTGCTCCTCAGctccaacccgcagcccctgctagcccagccctaggctccctccacagctctggcaatgcccctcactcctgacccacagcccctgctagcccagccccaagCTCCTGCCAGCTCTGGTGATGCCCCTCACGACCCGCAGCCCTGTATTAATGGGCAGCGCAGGGAGAGATCGGTGTGCCATTGTTGAGGGGCAGTGCCAGTGTACCATGGCCATGCACAGAGCTGGTGCTCGTGGGGGGGGAACAGATGGGGATACCCAGCTCCCTGGTCCTGTGGTGGctacagaggggtggggggtaccGCCACATGCTGACATCAGCCTGCCCTTGTGTCCCCACCAGTATGGCCAGGAGACATGGAGCTGCTGGCATCGGGTTGAGGTGCCCGGGATCGGCGCCCACAGGGAGGAGCTGAGCCTGCAGGAGCTCCTGGACCAGCTGCAGgtgacccttccccccaccccccgccagacCCTGGGCTGTGGGAACAGGCCTGTGCCCCCTCCATCCTGCTGACCCCCCCTTTCCCTCTGGGAcctgagccctgtccccactGCCTAGAGGCAGTGGCTGGGCCTTGGGcagtctgcccccaccccaggcaggcactcacctcccccacagctctcaccCACCCCCTACCCAGGTCTCTCTGGGGTGCCCACTGCCAGACATGGCTGCTTGGGAAGGTCTTGGCTGGCCCACTTTCTCCAGACAGCCCCCTGCATGCTGGCCTAGTCCAGGCACATCCAGTCTGGGACTTGTGCTGGGGGGAGCCACTGATGCTACCCAATGGCTAGAGAAACAGCCTCGTCTGGGGCTTGGGAGAGAcccggggatggggggagacCCCCCACTTACTCCTTTTTTCCTATTCCACAAAAGCCTATGGGAAGCGAGTGCCCAGTGCTGGGCCTGGCACTGACCTGCCTCATCCTTGTCGCCCCTCCTGCCTTACAGGGGGTGCACGGTCTGCCAGTGCGTACAGTGCTGTGTGGGGTGACCATTCTCTATGCCAGCTTCTGGGCCAAGCAGAAACGCGAGGCACAGCTCGCCCGCAGGTAGGCGTTGTCTGGGCCTCTGGGCTGGCACCCGGCTCTCCTctggccctgggctggctgccctcCCTCTGCAGGGGGCTGATGGGTCTGCAGCAGGGGGCATCACCCCACGAGCCCCCATCCCGAGTGAGGTCCTGGGGACCAGCACCAGCTCCCCCGCTACCAGCTCCTGCGTAACccactgcccttcccctgccagtcgccaggactccagctccccctgcccctccctccctctccccctctccagggctccagttctgccccctgctgcccctccccccactcaccaggACTCCAGCTCCCCCCCTTCTCTGACAGCTGCATCACTGGCTCCCAGCCAGTCTGACCACTGGGTAAACATCCTGCTTCCTGCATCGGGACCCCCGCCCGGCCCCTTGCTGGCTGCACTCAGCAGGAAGGCCCTGAGGGCCAGGTGGCATTGCCCTCAGGCCTGGCCATGGGAGCTCCTCCAGCCAAAGACCCCTGCCAGCACCCCTGGGCTCGGCGAGGAGCAGGACTGGGACTAGGGTCAGCATGGGGAGGGGCGCTAGGGGAGCCTGGCGAGGGGCAGGGATCAACCCCCGCAGGGCTGACATGGGAAGTCACTCAGAGCTTGGGGTGTTGCCCCAGGCAGGCCAGCTGGATGCCCACAGAGAGGGGGTCTTCAAACCTGGCTTCGGGTGCTtggaccccagccccctccccagccagggctgtgctCACTGGCACTGCCAAGTCTCCACTGATGCAGGGTCGCCAGGGGGTTGACTGGCACAGCCTCTGGGCATATACACTGGGCCTGGTTCCTGCTGGATGTCCCGTGGCTTAttcacccttccccttccctagACTGACGCAGCTGGTGGGCGGCCCCTCTGGAGCAGCCTGGCCGCCCCCCCGGATCCTGGTGCTGGACCTGGTCTGTGAGGACCAACAGGACGACGACGTCTTACCGCCCGTGCATGTTCGGCTGCCCTGTGGCTGAGCGAAGCCTGCTGCTGGGCGTCTCCCTAGGCACAGACAGGCAGCAGGGGCTTGGCTGTATGCTACAGGGCCCCTGAGATGCTCAGCAGGACGCTGGCCCCCTTCTCACCAGCCTGGCAGTGGAGAGCCCAGGATGTAGATGGGCGCACTAGGAGCAaggcctgcccccacccccctacaGCTAATAAACCCCTGCCCCGTCAGTAGGAGCCAGAGGACTGctcattcgggggggggggagggggggagggggagggttgggcaGTGCCTCCATCTGTTAACTCACCTGCTGCAATTCTCCTGCTGAAATGGGGAGGGGCATAACAGGTTCAATAGCCCCACTCCCCGGGCAGCTTCTGGAACAGCGAGGGGCCTGGCTGGAGGTGTTTCAAGGACCCCCTAGTCCCGGGACAGTCTGGCACCAGCGCCAACTCTGTGCCACAAATCAGGGTCCAGCCTGGTGCCGCCTCATGGGAGCTGGGCATGGCAGCCTCGGATGGGCAGGGGCAGAACAGCTTGGCAccccccaccagcagctccctggcagctggcgagggaaaagggggaaatcGGCATTTCAATGGGTGTGCCCTGTGCATGCAGCATGATTGTGCAGCACGCAGTGTATGCATGTGCACTGTGGGGGTGTGCATGTGCGTGCATTGAtcattctgtgtgtgtgggtgcgTGCACTGTGTGTGCACCATCTGGGTGAGCCaggctccctcccctgccccagtgcaggcTGCAGCCATCCAGGTGAAGCTGGCACAAAGCCCCTGGTGAGGACAAGAGCACACTGGGCCAGTGACGGGCTCTGGCCGTACCCGGCgctgccccctctctcccaaGCATGGGCTCCGGCTGTGCGTTCCATACAAaagctgtttgtttatttacataGCCGGGTAcaaatgcagagctgggacaggaaTGTGCCAGGGGTGGGACTAAATGTAGCCAATAATGTCATTGCAGATGATTGGCTGCCGGCTGCGGCTGTTCAGGAGGGCAGCAAAGCGGGTGCAGTCAGTGGTGAGCTTGGCAATGTCGCCGTGTGACTGGTGGAAGAGGGGTCCCTGCGCCCGCCCACCGAGGCCCCCTGGGCCAGAGAGGTgcttggggccaggctggggggcggTGGGGCCCCTGGGGCGTGCCAGGCTGGCCAGCTTGCGCCGCACGTTGCCCGAGAGGCTGAGTAAGAAGCTGTGGGGCTTGGCCAGCCGGCGGGGCAAGACACTCTCCTCAGGCAGGTCCATCCAGTTCTCCACCAGGTCGGCAAAGCAGTTATCACCCAGCACGAGTGGCTGCCGGTTGCGGCTCTGTGAGAGCAGTGCCACAGTCCAGTCCTGTGTGTCCGCCGGCTCCAGCACCCGCCACTGCTCCAGGCAGGCATCTGAGGTGGACTTGGGCCGGACCCGCCGGCCAGGGGCCTGGCTAGGGCTGCTGCGGAGGAAGCCCCCCGTGGAGAGCCTGTGTGCCCGCTGGCAGGAGGGCGGGGGGTTCCTGCGCAGcactggcccctcctcctcccgccaCGTGCCCCCTGACACCTCCGAGTAGCCCGAGTCGAACTCCAGGCTCCTCTCACTAGCGGGCGGCGCgcactcctcctcctccgccagctccaggcagcaggcAGAGTCTGCCTCTGAGACAGCCGATGCCCGGTTCTCTgcaggctgctcccagcagggccggggGGGAGCTGGTGCCAGCTTGCGGGG carries:
- the INKA1 gene encoding PAK4-inhibitor INKA1 isoform X2, with protein sequence MRRARLDASLGRLRAEVLYLRAAGDTLRDQMQGMMRTLHELKQVPGPAPQLGPRKLAPAPPRPCWEQPAENRASAVSEADSACCLELAEEEECAPPASERSLEFDSGYSEVSGGTWREEEGPVLRRNPPPSCQRAHRLSTGGFLRSSPSQAPGRRVRPKSTSDACLEQWRVLEPADTQDWTVALLSQSRNRQPLVLGDNCFADLVENWMDLPEESVLPRRLAKPHSFLLSLSGNVRRKLASLARPRGPTAPQPGPKHLSGPGGLGGRAQGPLFHQSHGDIAKLTTDCTRFAALLNSRSRQPIICNDIIGYI